The genomic window AGTCGTTCAACAACGAGGTCGGCGGGCCGATCACGATGTCCGAACTCACGGAGACCACCGAGTTCCTCGTCGCCGAGATGGGCGCCTCCGGCGTCGGCGAGATCGCCAGGCTCGTCAGGATGGCGCGACCCGACGTCGGCATCGTGCTCAAGGTCGGCCTCGCGCACGCCGGCGAGTTCGGCGGCATCGAGCAGACCGTGCGCGCCAAGTCCGAGATGGTCACCGACCTCCTCGACGGCGACGTCGCGATCCTCAACGCGGACGACCCCCGCGTCACTCCGATGGCCGGACTCACGCGAGCTCGCGTCGTGACCTTCGGCCTCGGCGACGACGCCGACGTCCGGGCGAGCGAGGTCGAGCTCCACTCGCGCGGCACCGAGTTCACGGTCACCGTTCCCGGCGGGGCATCCGCTCGTGTCCACTTCGGCGTGCTCGGCGAGCACCACGTCATGAACGCGCTCGCGGCGTCCGCGGCGGCCGTCGAACTCGGCGTCCCGCTGACGACGATCGCGGACGCCCTCGAGGAGGTCACGCTCGCCGAGCGCTGGCGGATGGAGGTGCAGGGCGGCCGCGACGGCATCACCGTCATCAACGACGCCTACAACGCCAGCCCGGACTCGATGGCCGCCGCGCTGAAGACCCTCGCGCAGATCCAGGCGCCCGGCACCCGTACCGTCGCCGTGCTCGGCGAGATGAGCGAGCTCGGCGAATTCTCC from Agromyces sp. LHK192 includes these protein-coding regions:
- the murF gene encoding UDP-N-acetylmuramoyl-tripeptide--D-alanyl-D-alanine ligase — protein: MIALTLAEIAEAVDGRLHLIEDATADVVVSGPVTTDSREVEAGWIFVAKRGEFDDGHRFAPSAVERGAALLIVEHELDLPVAQVVVADSVDALGALATEVVARVRALGRLRIVGVTGSNGKTTTKNLLRTILERVGETVASRKSFNNEVGGPITMSELTETTEFLVAEMGASGVGEIARLVRMARPDVGIVLKVGLAHAGEFGGIEQTVRAKSEMVTDLLDGDVAILNADDPRVTPMAGLTRARVVTFGLGDDADVRASEVELHSRGTEFTVTVPGGASARVHFGVLGEHHVMNALAASAAAVELGVPLTTIADALEEVTLAERWRMEVQGGRDGITVINDAYNASPDSMAAALKTLAQIQAPGTRTVAVLGEMSELGEFSGEEHDRIGLLAVRLGISQLVVVGQGARRLHISTINEGSWDGESAFVETADEAFDLVTSYVQPGDTVLVKSSNSAGLRFLGDRLGEWFA